One genomic segment of Hordeum vulgare subsp. vulgare chromosome 2H, MorexV3_pseudomolecules_assembly, whole genome shotgun sequence includes these proteins:
- the LOC123427889 gene encoding uncharacterized protein LOC123427889 codes for MDPRYVSIAGTGDVAPFPVPSNYAPLPLPPSRRFRLWQLTARALLQPGNCRSVQAQIAHNGGAIAVISLPRMIKRSKLIPCLKLPLILLFLLRSRSPPAVFISRRQQQRQWSGRRPHACRWCVLTGGGGRRDSTGSWVRGTPCVAPLRLSGASTRPDGQSRALRFRQTRRIPSLKGLPGASVNVPTTSDYSTAPLSTLPGSENEFKQDQRPFLSAAFFRPRSRATQQVIWFKLYCCSIEGSWRRHWKRPAGSSSRWSTSEGNKSVVFATISAISVGLLSNYHEVHVLKDDPG; via the exons atggaccccagGTATGTCTCAATCGCTGGTACAGGGGACGTGGCACCCTTTCCCGTTCCTAGCAACTATGCCCCACTCCCTCTACCACCCTCGCGCCGATTTCGTCTATGGCAACTGACTGCTCGTGCGTTGCTGCAACCTGGCAACTGCCGATCAGTTCAGGCGCAGATCGCGCACAATGGTGGAGCTATTGCAGTTATCTCCCTACCCCGCATGATAAAAAGGAGCAAACTTATCCCTTGTCTCAAATTACCCCTCATTCTCCTCTTTCTCTTACGATCTCGGTCACCTCCTGCCGTCTTCATCTCGCGCCGACAGCAGCAGCGGCAGTGGAGCGGACGACGGCCTCATGCCTGCCGTTGGTGCGTGCTGACGGGCGGTGGCGGTCGACGTGATTCGACTGGGTCCTGGGTGCGCGGGACACCGTGTGTGGCGCCTCTCCGACTCAGCGGCGCGTCGACCAGGCCCGACGGCCAATCGCGGGCATTGCGCTTCCGTCAGACTCGCCGCATTCCG TCACTAAAGGGACTTCCTGGAGCCTCCGTTAATGTTCCAACTACGTCTGATTATAGCACAGCTCCATTGTCTACTCTCCCTGGCTCTGAGAACGAGTTCAAGCAAGATCAACGACCATTTTTAAGTGCTGCTTTTTTTCGTCCACGCTCACGTGCGACACAACAG GTAATCTGGTTCAAGCTCTACTGCTGTTCTATAGAAGGAAGTTGGAGGCGGCATTGGAAGAGACCAGCAGGTTCTTCTTCCAG GTGGTCAACATCTGAAGGCAATAAATCTGTTGTCTTTGCCACTATATCCGCAATATCCGTCGGGCTTTTATCG AACTACCATGAAGTGCACGTGCTGAAGGATGATCCGGGTTAA